DNA sequence from the Hyalangium ruber genome:
GGCAGTGCTTTCGCGAGACGCCCGCGTCGTACAGCACCACGTCACACTCCGGGGTACGACCGATGAGCACCGAGTCCTGATCGAACTCGAACTCCTTACCGGCGTCCTTACCCTCGGCGATCTTCAGCTGGAAGGCCATGGAATCCCTAGAATCCTAACGAGGCATGGGCCGCTCGGGCAACGGCTGCCCGCGCGGAAGCAGGTTCCACCACTTCCGCCTCGCCGCCAAATGAAAGCACCCACTGTGTGAGCCAGCGCTCGCTGTCCCCTGCCACCCGCACCTCGACGCCTCCGTCGGCCAGCGGCCGGGCGTCCGCCCCGAAGCGCTCGGTGACGTAGGGCGCCACCAGCTTGGAGAAGCGCACCCGGACGCCCGAGTCGGCCCGGGCGGGGTTGGGCACGGCGGCGCGCGCGTCCGCCGGGGGCTGGAAGGTGGTGTCCGTGAGGCCCAGGTTCTCCATGCGGTCGAGCCGGAACAGGCGCGCATCCGCGCGGGTGTGGCAGTAGCCCTGCAGGTACCACTGCCCCCGGTGGCTGAGCAGCTCATACGGCCGCACGCGGCGCGGCTCCGAGGGCCGGCCCGGGCTGGCGTAGTCGAACGTCACCTCGCGCCGCTCGAGGATGGCACGGGTGAGCGGCCCCAGGGACTGGGGGGCCTCCGAGGAGGCGTCGATCTTCCGGTGCATCTCCCGGTAGCGCTCGCGGGCGCCGGCCGGGAGGATGCGCTCGAGCTTCTGCAGCGCGCTCTGGAGCGCGTCGCCCGCGGCGGGACGCAACAGCTCCGCGGCGGCGGCCAGGGCGGCGGCCTCACCGGCCGTGAGCCGGGGCGGCCGGGACAGGCGCTGGTCGAGGTCCACGTAGACGCGATCGTTCTCCACGTAGATGTCGACGTAGTCGTCCGGGTTGAAGGGCGGCCGGCCCACGCAGGTGAGCAGGTCCAGCTCCTCCAGCAGGTCCTCGCGCTTCACGTTGAGGGCCGTGGCCAGCTCGTCCACCGTGAGGCCGGGGTGCTTGGAGACGTAGGGCACGAGGAACAGCAGGCGGCGGAGCCGCTCGTGGACGGTGCTCATGCGCTCACCTTCTTCTCGTCAGTGGGGCTGTGGCGCTCGTGGATGCGCGTGGCCATCTCGCGCACGCGGGTGACGGCGGCCTCGGGGGACTCCACGCGGCAGTCCGGACCCAGCGCCAGACAGAAGCGCAGCAGCCCGTCCAGGAACGTCACGTTCAGCTTCGCGCGCACGCCCTGCTCCGTGGGCTCCACGGTGGCGCCGGGGAACAGGCTCGCGGCGCGCTTGGAGGCCTCGCCCCGCAGCAGCAGCGTCACCTCCATGGGCTCATGGAAGCGGTGCTGCCACGGGTAGTAGGCCACGTACGCGTCCAGCGAGAAGTCGGCGGGCACCTCGAAGTCCGGCGTGCGCGGCTTGGAGGGGTTCACCTTCATCTCGCGGATGCGCTGGATGTGGAAGGTGCGCAGGCCCTGGCGAAGGTGGCAGTAGCCCACCAGCGTCCAGACACCGCGCCGCAGCGCCAGCCCGTACGGGTCCACCCGTCGGTCGGTGACGCCCGCGTTCTTGGGCGAGGCGTAGGCGATCTGCACGTACTTGTGCGCGGCGCAGGCCTCCCAGAGCTGCTCCAGGCGGGCGGAGAGCTCGGGGTTGCTCTGCGCCGAGCCCAGCTCCATGCGCACGCGCGGCGTGGGCAGCGCGTCGCCGGCGAAGAAGCCAATCTTACGCAGGGCGTGCGCCAGGTCGTCGCTGCCTGGAAAGGCCCCGGAGGCGAGCGAGGCGCTGCCGGCGGCGTAGAGCACCGCCAGCTCCTCCTTGGAGAGGTCCACCTCGGGCAGGTAGTAGGCGCTGCGGTCGACGATGTAGCCGTCCTTCCGGTCATCGTCGCCTTGGATATAGGTGAGCGGCAGGCCCAGCTCGAGCAACTCCGCCTTGTCGCGCTCGAACTTGCGCTCGGCCGCGTCGTCGGAGATGCCGCCATAATCGGCGGGGAATTGCTCGCGCAGTTCGGCCCAGGAGATGGGCTCGCGTGCGTCGAGCAGCAGGGCAACGAGGTCGAGGAGGCGTTCCGTACGGTCCATGTCGGGAGGCCGGCGACGATGGCGAATCCGGGTACGCATGGTCAAGGCGGGCATGAGCAGGAAAAACAGACAGCGAGGAGAGCGACGCCTGGATCGGTACCCACTACCCACTGAACAAGCAAGCAGGTAAAGCGGTGTGGGGTGCAACCTACACGTGGGAAACACTCCAACCCGCGTGGGGGACTCGCACTCCGCTCACTTCTGGGTTATTCCTTGAGTGAAGCAGTCGGACACGCCCCGATGGGTGGGGTGGCTGGTGCATGACCGGGCCGGCGTGGCGCGAAGGTTGCTTCGGCGAGGACTCACCGTGAACCGCTCCTCCCTTCTCAGAAGTGTGCTCGTCGGGCTGGCGCTGGTAGGTCTCACCAGCTCCTTGGTGCCGGCGACTGCCCAGGCCGAGCCGCTCTACTTCGCGCTGGAGGTACGGCGCGAGGGGCGGCTGGTGGCCCAACCCAAGCTCCTGGGAGAAACGGGGCGGACCCTCCGCGCCGAGCGCCGCAAACCCGGCGCCCCCCAGTCCGACTACCGGCTCGTGCTCACCCCCATCCTCGAGGGGAACACCTACCACCTCTCGCTGGAGCTCACGCTGCCGGAGCTTCGCGGGCACTCGGAGCTGGCGCTCCTGCACGGCCAGCAGCGCAAGCTGCAGCTGGGCAAGACTCCGGGTGAGCTGGAGGTCTCCCTGCTCCTCATGAAGGTGGACTCGCCGGAGTTCCGCGCGCTGATGGATCTGGCCACGGACAGCACCGGCCAGGGCAGCAACCGCCCCATCTGATCCGTCCCACCTTTGGAACGCCCGATCCCACGACTGGGAATCGGGCAGGCTGTCAGCCTGTCACGCCGGGCGCCTGGAGCACCGCCAGATCGTCACGGTGTACGGCCTCGTCGAGGTAGCGGTAGCCGAGGATGATTTCGATCTCGACGCTCTTGTGGCCGGCGATGCGGCGCAGCTCGCTGTCCTCGTAGGCGCTGAGCCCCCGGGCGAACACCGCGCCCTGCTCATCCACCAGGTCCACCGGATCCCCCCGGCCGAAGTCCCCCTCCACCTGCTTCACGCCCGAGGGCAGCAGGCTGCGCTTGCTGGAGACGATGGCCTCGCGCGCGCCGGAGTCCACGTGGAGCCGGCCCTTGGGGCGCAAGGCATGGGCAATCCACGCCATGCGCGCGCTGCGGCGGTTCTCCCCGGCCTCGAAGAGCGTGCCGATCGGGTCTCCCTGGAGCACCTGACGCAGCCGCCCCGGGGTGGCACCGGAGGTAATCACGCAGCGGATGCCGCGCTCGGCCACGCGGGCGGCGGCGCGAATCTTCGTGGCCATGCCGCCCGTGCCCACCGCGCTGCCACTGCCGCCGGCCAAGGCCAGCAGCTCCGGCGTCACCAGGTCCACCTGAGGCAGCAACTGCGCCCCCGGGTCCTTGCGGGGGTCGGCCGTGAAGAGGCCCTCCACGTCCGAGAGCACCACGAGCACCTCGGCCTCGACGACGCCGGCCACCAGGCTCGCCAGCGTGTCGTTGTCGCCGAACTTCAGCTCGTCCACGGAGACGGTGTCGTTCTCGTTGATGATGGGCACCACGCCCGTCTCCAACAGCCGCTCCAGGGCGTGCTTCACATTGAGGTAGCGCCGCCGGTCCTGCACATCCTCGTGGGTGAGCAGCACCTGGGCCACGTGCCGATCCGCCTGGCCGAAGGCCTCCTCGTACGCCTGCATCAGCCGGCTCTGGCCCACCGCCGCGCAGGCCTGCTTGCCGGGAATATCCTTGGGGCGCGCTGGCAGCCGCAGCCGCTCCACTCCCAGGGCGATGGCACCGCTGGAGACCACCACCAGCTCACGGTCCTGCGCCGCCCAGAGCAGGTCCTCGCTCAGGGCCTTGAAGTGGGCGCGGTTGAAGCGCCCCGTGGCGTTGGTCAGCGCGTTCGTTCCAATCTTCACCACCACACGCCGCGCGGCGCGTACTGCGTCTCGTCCAGAAGTGCTCACGGGGCCGCAGACTACCCGGAAGTAAGCGCGCCGCCCCTGTGTTACCACCAGTCCTCCTCACGGGCCCGGAGTCGTGAAACCGGGCTGGCAAGGCCTTAAAGTGAGGAGGGTGGGATGAAGCGGGCCCATGCCCGCTCGGGAGACGGACGAATTGAAGGAAATCTACGGTAACACCCTTGGACTCAAGGCCAATGAGCAGCACCGGCTGCGCAACACCTATCGGCGGCGCGTGGCGCCCCATGAAATCGTCTCGCCGGAGCTCGCCCGCCACCTGACCGAGCTGTCGAGCGAGACGAACCGGCAGGTAGGCGTGCTCATCAACCGCAAGGGTGAGATCGAGTACGTCGTGGTGGGCAACGCCCACAAGCTCGAGCTGCCGGACATCGGCCGTGCTCGCGCGGGTCAGGTGCGTCTGCGCGGCCTGCGGCTGGTCCACACCCACCTCAAGAGCGAGCCCCTCACCAAGGACGACCTGACGGACCTCGCGCTGCTGCGGCTGGACATGGTGGCCGCCGTCGGCGTGGCCAACGAGGGCCTGCCCGGGGTGCTGCACTACGCGCACCTGGTGCCGGAGAACAGCGCAGGCGAGTTCTGGCAGGTCACCACCCTGCCCTCCGTCCACCACGACCAGCCGGACCTGGTGGACACGCTGGGCGCGCTGGAAGAGGAGCTCAATCGCAAGGCCGCCGCGCGCGCGGTGGGCGGGCGGGAGAAGGCCATCCTCGTGGCGGTGTGCCTCAACGGCAACCGCGCCCAGGCCGAGTCGAGCCTGGCGGAGCTCAAGGAGCTGGCGCGCACGGCGGGCGTGGAGGTCATCGACACCATGCTGCAGGTGCGTCGCGAGGCGGACCCGCGCTACCTCATCGGTCGCGGCAAGCTGGAGGACCTCAACCTCCGCTCGATGCAGTCCATGGTGGACCTGCTCATCTTCGACAAGGACCTGACGCCCTCTCAGGGCCGCCACATCGCCGAGGCCACCAGCCTCAAGGTGCTGGACCGCTCGCAGCTCATCCTCGACATCTTCGCGCAGCGCGCGCAGAGCGCCGAGGGCAAGCTGCAGGTGGAGCTGGCGCAGCTGAAGTACCGGCTGCCCCGGCTGGTGCAGAGCGATGACTCGCTCAGCAGACTCGCCGGCGGCATCGGCGGGCGAGGCCCCGGTGAGACGAAGCTCGAGATCGACCGTCGCCGGGTGCGTGACAGGATTACGCACCTGGAGAAGCGCATCGACGCGGTGTCACGCGAGCGCAGCGTGCGGCGGGCCCAGCGCAACCGGCGCGAGCTGCCCGTCATCTCCATCGTCGGCTACACCAACGCGGGCAAGTCCACGCTGCTCAACGCCATCACCAAGGCGGATGTGCTGGCGGAGAACAAGCTGTTCGCGACGCTGGATCCGACCAGCCGCCGCCTGCGCTTCCCGCAGGAGCGTGAGGTCATCATCACCGACACGGTGGGGTTCATCCGCGACCTGCCCAAGGACCTGGTCGCCGCC
Encoded proteins:
- a CDS encoding helix-turn-helix transcriptional regulator encodes the protein MDRTERLLDLVALLLDAREPISWAELREQFPADYGGISDDAAERKFERDKAELLELGLPLTYIQGDDDRKDGYIVDRSAYYLPEVDLSKEELAVLYAAGSASLASGAFPGSDDLAHALRKIGFFAGDALPTPRVRMELGSAQSNPELSARLEQLWEACAAHKYVQIAYASPKNAGVTDRRVDPYGLALRRGVWTLVGYCHLRQGLRTFHIQRIREMKVNPSKPRTPDFEVPADFSLDAYVAYYPWQHRFHEPMEVTLLLRGEASKRAASLFPGATVEPTEQGVRAKLNVTFLDGLLRFCLALGPDCRVESPEAAVTRVREMATRIHERHSPTDEKKVSA
- a CDS encoding WYL domain-containing protein; protein product: MSTVHERLRRLLFLVPYVSKHPGLTVDELATALNVKREDLLEELDLLTCVGRPPFNPDDYVDIYVENDRVYVDLDQRLSRPPRLTAGEAAALAAAAELLRPAAGDALQSALQKLERILPAGARERYREMHRKIDASSEAPQSLGPLTRAILERREVTFDYASPGRPSEPRRVRPYELLSHRGQWYLQGYCHTRADARLFRLDRMENLGLTDTTFQPPADARAAVPNPARADSGVRVRFSKLVAPYVTERFGADARPLADGGVEVRVAGDSERWLTQWVLSFGGEAEVVEPASARAAVARAAHASLGF
- the proB gene encoding glutamate 5-kinase; this translates as MSTSGRDAVRAARRVVVKIGTNALTNATGRFNRAHFKALSEDLLWAAQDRELVVVSSGAIALGVERLRLPARPKDIPGKQACAAVGQSRLMQAYEEAFGQADRHVAQVLLTHEDVQDRRRYLNVKHALERLLETGVVPIINENDTVSVDELKFGDNDTLASLVAGVVEAEVLVVLSDVEGLFTADPRKDPGAQLLPQVDLVTPELLALAGGSGSAVGTGGMATKIRAAARVAERGIRCVITSGATPGRLRQVLQGDPIGTLFEAGENRRSARMAWIAHALRPKGRLHVDSGAREAIVSSKRSLLPSGVKQVEGDFGRGDPVDLVDEQGAVFARGLSAYEDSELRRIAGHKSVEIEIILGYRYLDEAVHRDDLAVLQAPGVTG
- the hflX gene encoding GTPase HflX; its protein translation is MKEIYGNTLGLKANEQHRLRNTYRRRVAPHEIVSPELARHLTELSSETNRQVGVLINRKGEIEYVVVGNAHKLELPDIGRARAGQVRLRGLRLVHTHLKSEPLTKDDLTDLALLRLDMVAAVGVANEGLPGVLHYAHLVPENSAGEFWQVTTLPSVHHDQPDLVDTLGALEEELNRKAAARAVGGREKAILVAVCLNGNRAQAESSLAELKELARTAGVEVIDTMLQVRREADPRYLIGRGKLEDLNLRSMQSMVDLLIFDKDLTPSQGRHIAEATSLKVLDRSQLILDIFAQRAQSAEGKLQVELAQLKYRLPRLVQSDDSLSRLAGGIGGRGPGETKLEIDRRRVRDRITHLEKRIDAVSRERSVRRAQRNRRELPVISIVGYTNAGKSTLLNAITKADVLAENKLFATLDPTSRRLRFPQEREVIITDTVGFIRDLPKDLVAAFRATLEELYDASLLLHVVDAADPARDEQVEAVETILGSLGLMEKPRLMVWNKADKLSAEEVEALLRVRGGVAISAEQREGLAALLAKADTTLFAEGASEALGAL